ATGCTCAATTTTCCTATTTAAAACATTCGCATTTGGCTACCGGTATGACCAAACATCAACCTTCAAGATCTTACACAAGAAACGTTGAATCCAATATTTACAGGCTAGTATCCCCGAATACAACCATTACTAGCCATGTATATGTATCTTGCTCTATGTTGCTTTGCCTTATGCTTAACTAGACTCGTGGCAACCTCTAACCTTGTGATCAACATTTGTAATTTACTAAAGCTGACGACAGCGATCGCCCACCACCTAACCTGCGGATGCACGCTTTTTGCGTAGTGCTGGGCCCATATTGCTaataaatgcgcatttattAGCAATATGGGCCCAGCACTACGCAAAAAGCGTGCATCCGCAGGTTAGGTGGTGGGCGATCGCTGTCGTCAGCTTTATCATCCGGATCCGCAAATTTGAAATGAGAAATCTGACTTGTCCTCAATAATTAAAATTCTGCCGGCATTTTGGGCACCTTGATTATCATGATCAGATACAGTATACATTAAAACTGATGAGTAGAAAGAAAAGGCCGTCCTACCAGTTCCTTTAGGTGAACAGGAATCAGGAGCATCGAGCAAGCGTTAGCATACATTCATCATGCATTCCTGTTCTTCCGTATTTGGGGCGAGTGGGGTGAGATTAGGTATCCTCCGGGTGAAGTTGCCGGTATTTCTCCACTGCTACCCGATTCGTTCGTATTATGGCATTAGGCGCTGGTATGTTTCCACCTAACCCCTCTTGACTCATTCCTCAGGCGCCCTAACGTTACCTTCGGGTCACACACGCTCCCCATGTTGTGTATAAAGTAGCGCGCACCCAGGGGGCTGATATACATACTCGCCTCTCGAATTTCTTCGCTTATCAAACAGTAGAGATGGCTGGCAGCATGTCGTCAGCTTTGCCGACCAGCGCTCTTTCTCCTCCCACATTACTTAGACTCTACACGCTATGCGTTGTGGTATCTACGGCTTCACTCGCTATATGGGGACCCCAGCTTGTGTCCTCTGTCCTTGATCTCACTCGTCCAGGTACCACACCTGAACCGGAGCCCGAATCATCAGAGGAACAACCAGCTGAAGAGAAGCCAGCGGAAGATAAAGACAAAAAATGGAAACGCAAAACTCAAATTTGGCAAGTAGCATTTCCTAAACGAGCCCTATCGGAACAATAAAATTTTCACATTGTAGGCGGTATGGTTGGGAGGATGCTGAGCCTCCTGAAGCTCGTGAAAAAGACAAAGGCCTGGTATTTGTCGCTATCAAACGTTATGGTGGCAACAGTGGTATATTTGGTTTTATATCATTGTATATATACAGGCTTATGTTGTTTGGGTACCAGGCCGGGAAGACCATATATGGATCGAGATCAACAGCCAACCTCTGACCGAGCTGCTAAGGTGAATAGATACAACCAGAAATGTTAAGAAGAAATAACATGGCTATGTTTTATAGGTCTGAATTCAAACATCTAGAGGGGCTTCTCGACGATGATCCAGGAATGGACGCTCGCGAATTGTATATGTCTCGGGAACGGCTAGCTGAACTTGCGGCAACGGCGCCTCCAGAAGAAGAGACTCAACCTGAGGGCAACGCAGATGGAGATGAATCAAAGGACTCGGCGGATACTGAGCCTGCCAATAATGCCACGTCAAAAGAGGCTTCTGAAGGAGTAGCTGAATTAACAGGTCAAACGGAGTCGACAAAAAACAATAATGCCTCAGACGAACCAGCCCTAGCTGGCTTTGAGCTCTCGAAGGCGGACCGCGACCAGGGACTGCGTGATGTCAAGCTGATTTACGACTTTATTATGGACGAGTTTCAAAAGGTGGACGAAAAGCTCAACAAACTCGCAGTTGAAGGTATGATTTCTTGGAAATTACTTTGGGCATTTATTCGCCGGGGACAACGTCTTGAAACATCACATTCCACGACCGGGGAGAAACAAGGATTTATCATGACAAGCTGGGACTACGATACTGATCGTGATGGAAAGCCGTGAGTTTCAAATAGGTGATTGGGTCATGGGATAGTACTGATAGCCTTACTATAGTGTCTTTGTTATTAATGGGAGATGGTTGGAATGGACTGGATATCGGTATACAGAACAAGAGATTACACGAAGGATCCCAGAATTTGCGGTAAATTGCTTTTAAATAGCCATGCAGATCTTTGTAGTGGGTTAATTAGGCTTTTGATAGGGTCTGAAAAAAGCGGCGGACCTGCGAGTTCGGCATCTGTCCAAGGAGAGCTTCGAGGAACTAATCTGTACGTTGACTTTCATCGTCATTAATCGTATTCAATAATGTAATCTGTCCAGCTCGAGGAAGAACGTATGCCAAGGTACGCATATACTGTTATCGATGGCTCGGATCGATTATACTTAAACTTATCTTAGTATGCAGGAATTCACCACCTCAACTATACTTCAAACATTATCTTAGATGACAAAAAACTACGTGCAGAAGGTCGTTTGATGGTCGATGTAGCTTCGTACCGCCGGATGAACCCCAACTATGACCGATGGGAGTAGTACGTCGATGACTTCGTCATATATGAGATGGTCTAATTTATATACCATAGTGACGACCCCCGGCACTTTTCATCTCGACGGGCGCGAGATAATATGGCCTCCTCGCGCGTTACCCTAgctgatgatgatgaggatcTTATTATTCTCCCGCCGACTCTATACGGCTATTCCTTCATTGCCAAGGTGTGGGGTGAAATTCTGGTTGAACACCTGAGCCCAGTACCATTCCAGCCACAAATATTCGACCATCTGGTATTGCGCAACGATTACAAGAACATGATTCGTAGTCTTGTCGACGCGCACGCGGGCAAAGGAGAGTCTGCGTTGCTCACTGATGTGGTCACCGGTAAAGGAGGCGGACTGGTTATCGTTCTTCACGGGAAACCTGGTAAGTGATGATGGCGTCTCAAACAGCGCATTTAAGATATAGTTCAATGTGCTTGAAACAGGTATTGGGAAAACATTAACAGCGGAGGCTATATCCGAGCACTTGGAGGTGAGTGAAGGTTTCATAGCTCGGATAGTCCTGGAATCTCACGTGGAGCTGTTAGCGACCGCTTTATATTGTGTCTTCCGGTGAACTTGGTGTTAATGCGTCATACCTTGAAACATCCCTTAAAGATACCCTTGAGGTAAGTTTCTATTAGGttacatatatacatcagCTTAACATTCGACCGCCTTAAGGTTGCAACTATTTGGAAAGCCGTGACATTGATCGACGAGGTAAAGTCTAAATCTTATAAGGGTAGAGATTTTCTCGATTAATAGTACCTACACCACACGCAGGCCGATGTTTTCCTCGAAGCTCGATCTAGTCACGAACTTGAACGTAATGCTTTGGTTAGCGTATTCCTCCGTGTCCTTGAATACCACTCTGGCGGTAAGTTTAAGACGCTCGAGGCCAACCACCTTTACTCAGGAAGATATCAATGTAGTGCTTATTTTGACTACAAATCGTATC
The nucleotide sequence above comes from Rhizoctonia solani chromosome 3, complete sequence. Encoded proteins:
- a CDS encoding AAA family ATPase; translation: MAGSMSSALPTSALSPPTLLRLYTLCVVVSTASLAIWGPQLVSSVLDLTRPGTTPEPEPESSEEQPAEEKPAEDKDKKWKRKTQIWQDAEPPEAREKDKGLVFVAIKRYGGNSGREDHIWIEINSQPLTELLRSEFKHLEGLLDDDPGMDARELYMSRERLAELAATAPPEEETQPEGNADGDESKDSADTEPANNATSKEASEGVAELTGQTESTKNNNASDEPALAGFELSKADRDQGLRDVKLIYDFIMDEFQKVDEKLNKLAVEGMISWKLLWAFIRRGQRLETSHSTTGEKQGFIMTSWDYDTDRDGKPVFVINGRWLEWTGYRYTEQEITRRIPEFAGLKKAADLRVRHLSKESFEELISRGRTYAKYAGIHHLNYTSNIILDDKKLRAEGRLMVDVASYRRMNPNYDRWEYDDPRHFSSRRARDNMASSRVTLADDDEDLIILPPTLYGYSFIAKVWGEILVEHLSPVPFQPQIFDHLVLRNDYKNMIRSLVDAHAGKGESALLTDVVTGKGGGLVIVLHGKPGIGKTLTAEAISEHLERPLYIVSSGELGVNASYLETSLKDTLEVATIWKAVTLIDEADVFLEARSSHELERNALVSVFLRVLEYHSGVLILTTNRIRAFDEAFLSRFSIALRYPELDQNSRKVLWAKFLSMAGASVEGHKSKAITNGGGIETPHNFSIVDIEKLSTWNLNGRVIKQSARTAQALAVSAGESLGMSHVETVLKVSDQFAEDWKELTIVDTNPRSGSS